In Primulina eburnea isolate SZY01 chromosome 5, ASM2296580v1, whole genome shotgun sequence, a single window of DNA contains:
- the LOC140831917 gene encoding uncharacterized protein, with amino-acid sequence MDVMSTNTAVLKEKCRLQVNPHGVASGVATPGRNTTSKSLCLNVKSHGDSGNNEIQDNDSDELTFECVQAMYEELYEDWIKRNKINSILSKDIADLKESVSRLEVVLSKKDLELCKVKEELEKASKTLAKFNSSSSKLDSMLTMGKDTITGIGYVESTYEHGETSNSKSKSTMFLKASEDCSVPLTVKPPMNTLSISKQALEQMLKQNRASSSHLKVDPPVKMPQTKKQVSTSKPKQRKRHFICHYCYKPGHIRPFCYKLRDDYLNWKSNRVLPTVLSNTKRNTAVKKSSTRKVWVPKTVIRCNIIYTSLKTNIAGAWYFDSGCSRHMTGFKEHLTDYVEIKSGRVTYGGGSKGRIVGKGTLNVDGLPELHNVLHVEGLNSNLISISQLCDDDLHVKFNKNNCEVFNYANVCVMSGTRSADNCYQLGEGDGCRSAKVSELDVWHQKLGHVSINTLKNLRKFDAVRGMPNLNLGVVYVCGPCQKSKQTRVAHSVLQHFGTTQCLELLHMDILGPMDVESLGDLTVKTPEADVEEWLDISEALTRNSVESGVETSEATPSTTPPLNRTETVDNDNNDNDDVVINCEREIPSKIQKNHPSSQIIGELHDGVQTRNKEKVDYRKMIGLICMSSTFSQVSHSCFVSQIELKNNNNNGILNEEAYVSQPKGFEDPHHVDHV; translated from the exons ATGGACGTTATGTCTACAAACACTgctgttttgaaggaaaaatgccGGCTGCAAGTCAACCCGCACGGTGTTGCCTCTGGTGTTGCAACACCGGGCCGCAACACCACTTCAAAATCCTTGTGTCTCAATGTTAAATCTCACGGTGACTCAGGTAATAATGAAATTCAGGATAATGATTCTGATGAACTCACATTTGAATGTGTGCAGGCTATGTATGAGGAGCTATACGAAGATTggatcaaaagaaataaaataaattccatCCTCTCTAAGGATATTGCTGATCTGAAAGAATCTGTGTCTCGACTTGAAGTTGTGCTTAGCAAAAAGGATCTTGAATTGTGCAAAGTCAAAGAGGAGCTTGAGAAGGCCTCAAAGACTCTTGCAAAATTCAACTCAAGTTCGTCAAAACTTGACTCAATGCTAACTATGGGAAAGGACACCATAACTGGTATTGGATATGTTGAAAGCACATATGAACATGGTGAAACTTCCAATTCTAAATCCAAATCAACCATGTTTTTAAAGGCAAGCGAAGATTGCTCTGTCCCCTTAACAGTGAAACCTCCCATGAACACTCTGTCAATCTCAAAGCAAGCCTTGGAACAAATGCTGAAACAAAACAGAGCTTCCTCTTCTCATTTGAAAGTTGACCCGCCAGTGAAGATGCCACAAACCAAGAAGCAAGTGTCAACTTCCAAACCAAAGCAAAGAAAGCGACATTTTATCTGCCACTACTGCTATAAGCCTGGGCACATCAGACCCTTCTGCTACAAACTAAGAGACGACTACCTGAATTGGAAATCAAATCGGGTGTTGCCCACAGTGTTGTCCAACACCAAGCGCAACACCGCAGTCAAAAAATCTTCCACAAGGAAAGTTTGGGTACCTAAAACTGTTATTCGATGCAATATCATTTATACTTCTTTAAAAACTAACATTGCAGGTGCATGGTACTTCGACAGTGGgtgctcacgccacatgaccgGATTTAAAGAACACCTCACGGATTATGTTGAAATAAAAAGTGGGCGTGTAACCTATGGTGGTGGTTCTAAAGGAAGAATTGTAGGCAAAGGAACCCTGAACGTTGATGGGCTTCCTGAACTTCACAATGTTCTACATGTTGAAGGacttaactcaaacttaataagcataagtcaactttgtgatgatgatttacatgttaagttcaataaaaataattgtgaaGTTTTTAATTATGCCAATGTTTGTGTAATGTCAGGTACTCGTTCAGCTGACAATTGTTATCAATTGGGAGAAGGTGATGGTTGCCGAAGTGCCAAGGTGAGTGAATTAGAcgtatggcatcaaaaactggGACACGTGAGTATCAATACCTTGAAGAATCTGCGTAAGTTTgatgctgtgagaggtatgccCAATTTAAATTTAGGTGTTGTGTATGTCTGTGGTCCATGCCAGAAAAGTAAACAAACCCGTGTTGCGCACTcggtgttgcaacactttgggacaacacaGTGCCTTGAACTTTTGCATATGGATATACTGGGTCCAATGGATGTTGAGAGCTTGGGTG ATCTAACAGTTAAAACACCGGAGGCTGATGTAGAAGAATGGCTGGATATAAGTGAGGCACTGACCAGAAACAGTGTTGAGTCCGGTGTTGAGACCAGTGAGGCAACACCAAGCACAACACCGCCTCTGAACCGAACAGAAACTGTGGATAATGATAACAATGATAATGATGATGTGGTGATTAATTGTGAAAGAGAAATTCCCAGCAAGATTCAGAAGAATCATCCATCATCACAAATCATTGGTGAATTACATGATGGTGTGCAAACAAGAAACAAAGAAAAGGTGGACTACCGCAAAATGATTGGTTTAATCTGCATGAGCTCCACGTTTTCCCAGGTAAGTCACTCGTGTTTTGTGTCTCAAATTGAACtcaagaataataataataatggcaTTTTGAATGAGGAAGCCTATGTCAGTCAACCTAAGGGATTTGAAGATCCTCACCACGTGGATCATGTCTAA